The following are encoded together in the Mammaliicoccus vitulinus genome:
- a CDS encoding aminotransferase class I/II-fold pyridoxal phosphate-dependent enzyme: MPISKLLSEIPDSYFGKTMGRKVEHGSLPLINMAVGIPDGETPKVIVDEFKHAVQKPENQKYGAFHGKESFKKAIVDFYKRQYDVELDQEEEVCILFGTKNGLVALPICVVDPDDYVLLPNPGYTDYLAGVLLARAHPYSLELTSENHYLPNWDDIDHEILDKTKLIYLTYPNNPTGSVASEQFFDDTINKFKNSKTNIVHDFAYSAFGFDKKNPSILQSEGAKDTAIEIFSLSKGYNMSGYRVGFAVGNKDMIAALKKYQTHTHAGMFGALQDASTVALNECDDFLVEQNEIFKNRRNHFEAALREVDIPFEPMKGGIFLWLQTPAQYDGEAFVEYLLQEQSILVAPGIPFGDNGKNYVRISLALSDSELAEGAKRLQNLAHLYK; encoded by the coding sequence GTGCCGATATCAAAACTATTATCAGAAATACCAGACAGTTACTTTGGAAAGACGATGGGGCGTAAGGTTGAACATGGCTCACTACCCCTTATTAATATGGCAGTGGGTATACCAGATGGTGAAACACCTAAAGTTATCGTCGATGAATTTAAGCATGCAGTTCAAAAGCCTGAAAATCAAAAGTATGGTGCTTTTCATGGTAAAGAATCTTTTAAAAAGGCTATAGTAGATTTTTATAAAAGGCAATATGACGTGGAATTAGATCAAGAAGAAGAAGTTTGTATATTATTTGGTACGAAAAATGGTTTAGTTGCTTTACCTATTTGCGTCGTTGATCCTGATGATTATGTATTATTACCAAACCCTGGATACACAGATTATTTAGCGGGGGTATTACTTGCTCGAGCTCATCCATATTCTTTAGAACTCACTTCAGAAAATCATTATTTACCTAACTGGGATGACATAGATCATGAAATTTTAGATAAGACGAAACTTATTTATTTAACGTATCCGAATAACCCGACTGGTTCTGTTGCAAGTGAGCAATTTTTTGATGATACTATAAACAAGTTCAAGAATAGTAAAACAAATATCGTACATGACTTTGCATATAGTGCTTTCGGCTTTGATAAGAAGAACCCAAGCATACTTCAGTCTGAAGGTGCGAAAGATACAGCTATAGAAATATTCTCACTTTCTAAAGGGTATAACATGTCAGGCTATAGAGTTGGTTTTGCTGTAGGGAATAAAGATATGATAGCTGCTTTGAAAAAGTATCAAACACATACGCATGCTGGTATGTTTGGGGCTTTGCAAGATGCGAGTACTGTCGCTTTAAATGAATGTGATGATTTTCTTGTTGAACAAAATGAAATATTCAAAAATAGAAGAAATCACTTTGAAGCTGCTTTAAGAGAAGTGGATATTCCTTTTGAACCGATGAAAGGTGGTATTTTCTTATGGTTACAGACGCCTGCTCAATATGATGGAGAAGCGTTTGTCGAATATTTATTGCAAGAGCAGTCCATTTTAGTAGCACCTGGTATCCCATTTGGTGATAATGGCAAAAATTATGTAAGAATTTCATTAGCACTGAGCGATTCAGAGTTAGCAGAAGGTGCTAAAAGATTACAAAATCTTGCTCATTTATACAAATAA
- a CDS encoding efflux RND transporter permease subunit, with product MVQKMIKFSLNNKFAILLMTLIILLGGIYSAFKMKLELLPDVTTPVITVTTPYPGATPESVLENVTEPVEKEVQNLEGVQNVTSQSLENASAITLEYTYQTDMDEAETELKKKLEALKLPEGVEDPDMSRMSMYSFPVVSYSISDKNNDLKKATKQMQSDLIPKLEKVDGVQNVSLSGQTLEEVNLEFDQNELSKRGMTEDEVLQYIDGATKESPLGLYTFGDDLKSIVVDGRFTSIKALNDLEIPMTGGASSGGQQASQGDASQAQQGGQSSQSSGDEESSATQSIPSVKLSDIADVKKEKKRDSISKTNGKDALALQVTKATDANLVDVVDNVDKEVEAYKKDHKNIESVQLMETASTIKDSVSTMVEKALIGSIVAVIIIMFFLRDIKSTIIAMVSIPMSLLMALIGLKAMDVSLNILTLGALTVAIGRVIDDSIVVIENIYRRMTDKGETLKGSKLITSATKEMFIPIMSSTIVTIVVFLPLAFVTGQIGEMFRPFALAVAFSLLASLLIALTIVPVLSHMFFKNGIKKAKKEKGHWLAHKYKGILKWNLNHKWVVILLSLVLVVASIALVFTPYIGKSFIDTGEDKMLALTYKPSPGEKEEQVVKNGEQAEKYLSKDKNVEFVQYSVGGENPFNPSAKNDMALMVKYDKDTPDWDNVGKDVMDHIGAFNHKGEWKQQDFSTGGTANEVSVKVSGPTTDAIEGTVKDVEKEMKKVKGVENVSSNLSESYEQFDVKVDQNKASKLGLSAGQIAMTLNQTTQNKVVTKLNDDGKSIDVKLTKKEETDWSEDKLENTKITSPLGKDVKLSDIATLEKTTSPDTITRENDKISVSVDAKITADDVAKVTTDVNQKVSKVDTPAGVDLNVGGTNDDINEAIEQLVLAMAAAILIVYLVIVLTFKGGLAPFSILFSLPVSIIGVIAGLLVTQETISVPSMIGMLMLIGIVVTNAIVLIDRVINMEQAGMSTREALIEAAGTRLRPILMTALATIGALVPLLFGGGSSVLISKALAITVIGGLVSSTILTLLVVPITYEIIMKFKKKIFKSPKEQID from the coding sequence GTGGTTCAAAAAATGATTAAGTTTTCGCTGAATAATAAGTTTGCGATTTTATTAATGACATTAATTATTTTACTAGGCGGTATTTATTCAGCATTTAAAATGAAACTAGAGTTATTACCTGATGTAACAACACCTGTTATTACTGTTACAACACCATATCCAGGTGCTACTCCAGAAAGTGTGTTAGAAAATGTCACCGAACCAGTGGAGAAAGAAGTACAAAATCTGGAAGGTGTACAAAATGTAACTAGTCAATCGTTAGAAAATGCTTCAGCAATCACATTGGAATATACATATCAAACAGACATGGATGAAGCTGAAACAGAATTGAAAAAGAAATTAGAAGCACTTAAATTACCAGAAGGTGTAGAAGATCCTGACATGAGTCGTATGTCTATGTACTCATTTCCGGTTGTAAGTTACTCTATTTCCGACAAAAATAACGACTTAAAAAAAGCTACGAAGCAAATGCAATCTGACTTAATTCCTAAATTAGAAAAAGTAGATGGTGTTCAAAATGTTTCGTTATCCGGACAAACATTAGAAGAAGTCAATTTAGAGTTTGATCAAAATGAATTATCAAAACGAGGTATGACCGAAGATGAAGTACTTCAATATATTGATGGTGCTACGAAAGAATCACCTCTAGGGTTATACACATTTGGCGATGATTTGAAATCTATTGTCGTAGATGGAAGATTTACGTCAATCAAAGCATTAAACGATTTAGAAATCCCGATGACTGGTGGTGCTTCCAGTGGTGGACAGCAAGCTTCCCAAGGTGATGCAAGCCAGGCACAACAAGGTGGACAAAGTAGTCAATCATCAGGTGACGAAGAATCTAGTGCAACACAAAGCATTCCATCTGTGAAATTATCTGACATAGCAGATGTTAAAAAAGAGAAGAAACGGGACTCTATCTCTAAAACAAATGGTAAAGATGCATTAGCTTTACAAGTTACTAAAGCTACTGATGCTAACTTAGTAGATGTTGTAGATAATGTAGATAAAGAAGTAGAAGCATATAAAAAAGATCATAAAAATATAGAATCTGTTCAGTTGATGGAAACAGCATCTACGATTAAAGATTCAGTATCTACGATGGTTGAAAAAGCATTGATTGGTTCAATCGTTGCTGTAATCATTATTATGTTCTTCTTAAGAGATATTAAATCAACCATTATAGCAATGGTCTCTATTCCAATGTCGTTGTTAATGGCATTAATAGGATTAAAAGCAATGGATGTCTCCTTAAATATCTTAACGTTAGGAGCATTAACAGTCGCAATTGGACGTGTTATTGATGATTCTATTGTTGTTATTGAAAATATTTATCGAAGAATGACAGATAAAGGTGAGACACTTAAAGGCAGTAAGCTCATCACAAGTGCAACAAAAGAGATGTTTATTCCAATCATGTCTTCAACGATTGTTACAATTGTCGTGTTCTTACCATTAGCATTTGTAACAGGACAAATTGGAGAAATGTTTAGACCGTTCGCTTTAGCAGTTGCATTTAGTTTATTAGCTTCATTGCTTATCGCGTTAACAATCGTTCCAGTGTTATCCCACATGTTCTTTAAAAACGGCATTAAAAAGGCTAAGAAGGAAAAAGGACATTGGTTAGCTCATAAATATAAAGGCATTTTGAAATGGAATTTAAACCATAAATGGGTAGTTATTTTATTAAGTTTAGTACTTGTAGTTGCAAGTATTGCACTTGTATTTACGCCTTATATTGGTAAATCATTTATTGATACAGGGGAAGACAAGATGTTAGCCCTCACATATAAACCATCTCCAGGTGAAAAAGAAGAACAAGTAGTTAAAAATGGAGAACAAGCTGAGAAATATTTATCAAAAGATAAAAACGTAGAATTTGTACAATATAGTGTAGGTGGAGAAAATCCATTCAATCCATCAGCTAAAAATGATATGGCTTTAATGGTGAAATATGATAAAGACACACCTGATTGGGATAATGTTGGTAAAGATGTAATGGATCATATAGGCGCATTTAACCATAAAGGTGAGTGGAAACAACAAGACTTCTCAACAGGTGGAACAGCTAATGAAGTTTCTGTGAAAGTATCTGGACCAACAACAGATGCCATAGAAGGTACTGTTAAAGACGTTGAAAAAGAAATGAAGAAAGTTAAAGGTGTTGAAAACGTTAGTTCAAACCTTTCTGAGTCATATGAGCAGTTCGATGTAAAAGTAGATCAAAACAAAGCGAGTAAACTAGGTCTATCAGCCGGACAAATCGCTATGACGCTTAACCAAACAACTCAAAATAAAGTAGTCACTAAATTAAATGATGATGGTAAATCAATCGATGTAAAACTGACTAAGAAAGAAGAGACAGACTGGTCAGAAGATAAATTGGAAAATACAAAAATCACTTCACCTCTAGGTAAAGATGTTAAATTAAGTGATATTGCTACATTAGAGAAAACAACTTCTCCAGATACGATTACGAGAGAGAATGATAAAATCTCAGTATCTGTAGATGCCAAAATTACTGCTGACGATGTTGCAAAAGTGACAACTGATGTAAATCAAAAAGTATCTAAAGTGGATACTCCCGCTGGCGTAGATTTAAATGTTGGGGGTACAAATGATGATATAAATGAAGCAATCGAACAGTTAGTATTAGCAATGGCAGCAGCAATACTTATAGTATATTTAGTTATCGTATTAACATTTAAAGGTGGATTAGCACCATTTTCAATATTATTCTCATTACCAGTATCTATCATTGGTGTTATCGCTGGATTGTTAGTTACACAAGAAACGATTTCAGTACCAAGTATGATCGGTATGTTGATGCTTATCGGTATAGTTGTGACAAATGCTATTGTATTAATTGATAGAGTAATTAATATGGAACAAGCAGGCATGTCGACAAGAGAAGCATTAATAGAAGCAGCGGGTACACGTTTAAGACCTATTCTTATGACAGCGTTAGCGACAATTGGAGCATTAGTGCCACTGTTATTTGGTGGAGGCAGTTCAGTATTAATCTCTAAAGCATTAGCCATTACAGTAATAGGCGGATTAGTATCATCTACAATACTAACTTTACTAGTCGTACCAATTACTTATGAAATTATAATGAAATTCAAAAAGAAAATATTTAAAAGTCCTAAAGAACAAATAGACTAA
- a CDS encoding GRP family sugar transporter — protein MEYLIALLPALFWGSVVLINVKVGGGPYNQILGTTIGAFIIGLCLFVFGDVHFTSTTIIIGMVSGAFWALGQGFQLRSVELVGVSITMPISTGLQLLGTTLFSAAFLGEWSTGTQVALGLSGLALLIIGVIFTSVQKKGAGNSGNTKKLAKAIPLLLLSTVGYVVYVVIGQVFGVEGWDALFPQSIGMVIGGIVLSFKHKPTVKYTTFNLLPGIVWALGNMFLFISQPKVGVGTSFSFSQMLVIVSTLGGIYLLGEQKSKRQMTFIWIGIVLIILAAFIIGAAKG, from the coding sequence ATGGAATATCTTATAGCTCTGCTACCAGCATTGTTCTGGGGGAGCGTAGTATTAATCAATGTAAAAGTTGGTGGAGGTCCTTATAACCAAATATTAGGTACAACTATCGGCGCATTCATCATTGGATTATGCCTATTTGTCTTCGGTGATGTTCACTTCACATCAACTACAATCATCATCGGTATGGTTTCTGGTGCTTTCTGGGCATTAGGACAAGGATTTCAACTTAGAAGTGTTGAATTAGTCGGCGTTTCAATTACAATGCCTATTTCAACAGGTCTACAATTACTTGGAACAACATTATTTAGTGCTGCATTCTTAGGAGAATGGTCTACTGGTACTCAAGTAGCACTTGGATTATCTGGTTTAGCATTATTAATAATCGGTGTTATCTTTACTTCTGTACAGAAAAAAGGTGCTGGAAATAGTGGTAATACTAAGAAACTTGCTAAAGCCATTCCACTTTTACTTCTATCAACAGTTGGTTATGTTGTATATGTCGTAATCGGTCAAGTCTTCGGAGTTGAAGGATGGGATGCCCTATTCCCTCAATCAATAGGTATGGTAATTGGTGGTATTGTTTTATCATTCAAACATAAACCTACAGTGAAATATACGACATTTAACTTATTACCAGGTATCGTATGGGCATTAGGTAATATGTTCTTATTCATTTCACAGCCAAAAGTTGGTGTCGGAACAAGTTTCTCATTCTCTCAAATGTTAGTAATCGTATCTACATTAGGTGGAATTTACTTATTAGGAGAACAAAAATCAAAACGTCAGATGACATTTATCTGGATAGGTATCGTGTTAATTATATTAGCAGCATTCATTATTGGTGCAGCTAAAGGTTAG
- a CDS encoding glucose 1-dehydrogenase, with protein sequence MYEDLKDKVVIITGGNSGIGKATSERFGKEGSKVVIGYLDHVEEAEKVVQTIKDAGSDAIAIKADVSIEEDIKNLIQQTHEKFGRIDVLINNAGFEKPIPTHEMSLAEWSKVIDINLTGAFIGSREVINYYLEHDIKGQIINTASVHDVIPWPNYVNYAASKGGLKLMMETMSMEYGKNGIRINNISPGAIVTEHTREKFSDPATREETLEMIPLNEIGEADQVANINVFLASEQASYIHGTTLYVDGGMTNYPAFMGGKG encoded by the coding sequence ATGTATGAAGATTTAAAAGATAAAGTTGTTATAATCACTGGTGGTAACAGTGGTATTGGTAAAGCAACTTCTGAACGTTTTGGTAAAGAAGGTTCTAAAGTTGTGATTGGTTATCTTGATCACGTTGAAGAAGCTGAAAAAGTTGTTCAAACTATTAAAGATGCTGGTTCAGATGCAATCGCAATTAAAGCAGACGTATCAATAGAAGAAGACATCAAGAACTTAATCCAACAAACACATGAAAAATTCGGACGTATTGATGTTCTAATCAATAACGCAGGTTTCGAGAAACCAATCCCAACTCATGAAATGAGCTTAGCAGAATGGTCTAAAGTAATTGATATCAACTTAACTGGTGCATTCATCGGAAGTAGAGAAGTTATTAATTATTACTTAGAACATGACATTAAAGGTCAAATCATCAATACTGCAAGTGTCCATGACGTTATACCATGGCCAAACTACGTCAATTATGCTGCAAGTAAAGGCGGATTAAAATTGATGATGGAAACAATGTCTATGGAATATGGTAAAAATGGTATTAGAATCAATAACATTTCTCCAGGTGCAATTGTTACAGAACATACACGCGAAAAATTCTCAGACCCAGCAACTAGAGAAGAAACGTTAGAAATGATTCCATTAAATGAAATTGGTGAAGCGGATCAAGTAGCTAATATCAATGTATTCCTAGCTTCAGAACAAGCAAGTTACATTCACGGTACAACACTTTATGTTGACGGCGGAATGACAAACTACCCTGCATTTATGGGCGGTAAAGGTTAA
- a CDS encoding AEC family transporter, whose translation MTEKFIMIILLIALGYVLKKLKFFKASDGNVLATLVLNVTLPSLVIVNLNGSDLDLSLGWLPILMLIYGITAKLLIIWLFKKNYNNQIRGTVGMMAASVNIGLFAYPLVAQIWPENGLLYFGMLDIGTAIIMFGVTYFVGSYFNDGGDQFDFKRMGLNLLKTVPLMTYMLMFVLNIMSIKIPGKAIDFFEVIANANMPLSMILLGLFLNFKIEKAYLPIVVKYLLFHYGFGLLMGILVHFFLPVDDPMIKTTLLIGWLLPIGVSVLSYAITFKYKTLPIVGMATNLSIVISIVILYVYQFFFV comes from the coding sequence GTGACAGAAAAATTTATAATGATTATACTATTAATTGCTTTAGGTTACGTACTAAAGAAGCTGAAATTCTTTAAAGCTTCTGATGGTAATGTACTTGCAACACTTGTGTTAAATGTTACTTTGCCTTCATTAGTAATAGTAAACTTAAATGGATCAGATTTAGATTTATCTTTAGGTTGGTTACCTATTTTGATGCTTATATATGGAATTACCGCGAAACTTTTAATTATTTGGTTATTTAAGAAAAATTATAATAATCAAATACGAGGTACTGTCGGTATGATGGCAGCATCTGTAAACATTGGATTATTTGCATATCCACTGGTAGCGCAAATTTGGCCAGAAAATGGATTGTTGTATTTCGGTATGTTAGATATAGGTACTGCAATTATTATGTTCGGTGTAACATACTTTGTAGGAAGTTATTTCAATGATGGTGGAGATCAATTTGACTTCAAACGAATGGGCTTAAATTTATTAAAAACAGTTCCACTTATGACATATATGTTGATGTTTGTATTAAATATAATGAGTATTAAAATACCAGGAAAAGCTATAGATTTCTTTGAAGTAATCGCTAATGCAAATATGCCTCTTTCTATGATATTACTCGGACTATTTTTGAATTTTAAAATAGAAAAAGCATACTTACCAATTGTTGTTAAATATTTATTATTTCATTATGGTTTTGGGTTATTAATGGGTATACTCGTTCATTTCTTTTTACCAGTAGATGATCCAATGATTAAAACAACATTATTAATTGGTTGGTTATTGCCTATAGGTGTTTCTGTATTATCCTATGCCATTACATTTAAATATAAGACCCTGCCAATAGTGGGAATGGCAACGAATCTTAGTATTGTCATTTCTATCGTCATATTATATGTGTATCAATTTTTCTTTGTTTAA
- the ybaK gene encoding Cys-tRNA(Pro) deacylase — protein MKKVKTNAMRILDQYNIFYHTHEYSIGKDHMDGHQVAQFIQKPENQVYKTLVLMNGKNEYFVFVIPVVEHLDMKKASKAVGQKKLELLPLDQLTKVTGYVRGGCSPVGMKKTFRTIIDTTAQSLSSFIVSAGKRGYQIEVNPQELIKVIDVDFEDVIKYN, from the coding sequence TTGAAAAAAGTAAAAACCAATGCAATGCGCATCCTCGATCAATATAATATATTTTATCATACTCATGAATATAGCATAGGAAAAGATCATATGGATGGACATCAAGTAGCTCAATTTATTCAAAAACCAGAAAACCAAGTATATAAAACACTCGTATTGATGAATGGTAAAAATGAATACTTTGTTTTTGTTATACCTGTCGTTGAACATTTAGATATGAAAAAGGCCAGTAAAGCTGTTGGCCAGAAAAAACTCGAACTATTACCTCTTGACCAGCTTACAAAAGTAACGGGTTATGTGAGAGGTGGATGTTCACCAGTAGGTATGAAAAAAACATTTCGAACGATTATTGATACAACTGCTCAATCATTATCATCATTTATTGTGAGTGCAGGTAAACGAGGTTACCAAATAGAAGTGAATCCACAAGAATTAATCAAAGTCATTGATGTAGACTTCGAAGATGTTATTAAGTATAACTAA
- a CDS encoding GNAT family N-acetyltransferase produces MQILPLKQIEPIASYLYEKNLQNSNYVEYIPTTLEDIKSALMNKFNDQSFYYIEDDNHIIGILGFEKIDAESVNVWGPIVNNTSEEYLTALKETWDTLLNNHPDIKYCHISLHKDHILNNSKLKRLHAGYVETQYTLEIQQPPLPIDQQHQMTPFSKPYYYSFDKLHSNSFKHSDISSDDIIQSLGENHALYLYIAEGLVKGYIYLSIDTPKKLATIPNLASHHDYRKQGIAFQMIHFATTKAFNHDDVETVRIYVDSKKHEQIQLLYEKVGFKIVNETHHFKYVRTF; encoded by the coding sequence ATGCAAATACTGCCACTTAAGCAAATCGAGCCTATAGCCTCTTATTTATACGAAAAAAATCTTCAAAACAGTAACTATGTCGAGTATATACCTACAACATTAGAAGATATAAAGTCAGCATTAATGAATAAATTTAATGACCAATCTTTCTATTACATTGAAGACGATAATCATATTATTGGTATTTTAGGATTCGAAAAAATTGATGCTGAGTCTGTCAATGTATGGGGACCAATCGTAAATAATACAAGTGAAGAATATTTAACTGCTTTAAAAGAAACATGGGACACATTATTAAATAACCATCCTGACATTAAATATTGCCATATATCACTACATAAAGATCATATTTTGAATAATAGTAAACTAAAAAGACTGCATGCTGGATATGTCGAAACACAGTACACATTAGAAATTCAACAACCACCACTTCCAATAGATCAACAACATCAAATGACGCCTTTTAGTAAACCTTATTACTATTCATTTGATAAGTTACATTCAAATAGTTTTAAACATAGTGACATTAGTTCAGATGATATCATTCAATCTCTTGGAGAAAATCATGCTTTATATTTATATATAGCTGAAGGGCTTGTTAAAGGATATATCTACCTATCTATAGATACACCTAAAAAATTAGCAACTATACCTAACTTAGCCTCTCACCATGATTATAGAAAACAAGGCATCGCTTTTCAGATGATACACTTTGCAACAACGAAAGCATTTAATCATGATGATGTGGAAACAGTAAGAATTTATGTCGATAGTAAAAAACATGAACAAATACAGTTGCTTTATGAAAAAGTCGGCTTCAAAATTGTTAATGAGACGCACCACTTCAAATATGTAAGAACTTTTTAA
- a CDS encoding SE1832 family protein, which yields MDLNQQLSELKYDYVRIQNDLEKRESTGHATDLLEKQLVQIEEEISKVRSQLNQD from the coding sequence ATGGATTTAAACCAACAACTTTCAGAACTGAAATATGATTATGTACGTATACAAAATGATCTAGAAAAAAGAGAGTCTACTGGTCATGCAACTGATTTATTAGAAAAACAACTTGTTCAAATTGAAGAAGAAATCAGCAAAGTCCGCTCTCAACTCAATCAAGATTAA
- the mspA gene encoding membrane stabilizing protein MspA, producing MLILILLLFTLIYLIISYLSIFQLHTMLTQALRFIMGLMLIVFLGSIVIGFATQIWWILAVLVCLVINIEITAFKYRIKDKKAVKLLNYMTIFILVIYVILLFITF from the coding sequence ATGTTAATTCTCATACTTTTATTATTTACCCTTATTTATCTTATTATAAGTTATTTAAGTATATTTCAACTACATACAATGCTTACTCAAGCTTTAAGATTCATAATGGGTTTGATGCTAATCGTCTTTCTTGGAAGTATCGTCATTGGATTCGCTACTCAAATTTGGTGGATTTTAGCGGTTCTTGTTTGCTTAGTCATCAATATAGAAATCACAGCATTTAAATACCGAATTAAAGATAAGAAAGCCGTCAAACTCTTAAATTATATGACAATATTTATACTCGTTATTTATGTCATATTACTATTTATCACTTTTTAA